A region of the Dyadobacter sp. CECT 9275 genome:
AATATTTTCTCCCTTTGTTTCCATCCCGCTTCCACATAATCAGCGTTTTCTTCCGGAAAAGGAAAACCAAGTGGCCGGGGATTGGTGTTCACATCAAACTTGCGATTAGGGATTTCGGCGAATGAAAAAACCCGCAACATGGTATCAAAATGGGCCTTGTAGTAACCATGTCCTTCTTTGTATACTTTCGGCCCGCTAAGCCGGCCTTCTTTAAGATCATCAAAATATTTCAGATAGTTTTTCCGGTCGTAACCCAATGGCGGTTCCTTCATCACATAGCTGTTTGCAGGGTCATCCGTAAAACACAGGCGATAAGTATACGCCGGGATTTTTTTGTCCGCGGCTCCGGTACTTCCGGCCAGGAATTTATTTTCGTTGTAATCAAAAAATATCCTTCCTGCATGTACTTCATTGAATTCGTCTTTGCCTTCACGCCCTAGCCGGTAGGCGGCGCCTGCCAGCGCATACAAATCTCCCTCGTAGGTAGCGTCAATAAATACCTGTGCCTTTAATTTCAGGGAATCGTTATCCGAACGATGAGAAAAAACTGCCTCTTTGATCTGATCTGCTTCGGTAACAGCCTTTTCAATCTGGTAATTTAACCTCAGTGAAATGTTTTTTTCACGGGCAATCATGGTATTAAAAACCTTCTCCGCTACGGAGGGCTCATAATAATAGCCCTGCCTGCATTTTTTCACATTTTCAGAATCAGCACCGTATGTATCTGTATAGTACCTCAGAATATTTTCAGTAAACTCCCTGAAGAGTCCGATAATCGCATCTTTGTTTTCAATGTCGCTTTTGCCCAAGCCACTTGTCGACAAACCTCCGATGTGGTTATGGTATTCTACCAGAATCACTTTGGCACCGGAACGTGCCGCAGCAATGGCCGCCATTATTCCGGCGGGGCTCCCTCCTACCACCACTACATCCGCACTGTCTTCTGTAACAGCGTTTGTACAAGCTGCCAGGTCAACCGTTGAAACGAGGGTACCCAAGGCACCCAGTTTTATAAAGTATCTTCTTTTCATTTTTATCTGCTATTGGCTATCCACCTGTGTCTGCCCTGGTATTACCGCGTGCGCCCCAGTGCTAATCTACTTTTGCGGTATCATTTTTAAACCATCAAGATCCGACAAGCGCACTTTCATCACCTCAACAGTTTGCTTGCCCCCTGCAAAAGCGATCAGCAGGTTGCCCTCATGCTCAATCACATGCGGATAATCCACATGCCGGCCGCCTACGAGATAATACATTTTGTTAAATACGAGCCCGTCATCGCTGACGGATAATACCAAGGGATCTCGTTTCTTTGGATTGGCATTGGACACCATCACGTAACGGCCATCTTTCAGGCGGGTACTGCTGAATTTGGAACGGGCATCAGGGAAATTCGTTTTTACCGGAGCACTCCAGCTTTTCCCGTTGTCAGCAGAAAACGAGCGATAAATGTAACCGCTACCCTTGTTGTCACGAAACAGCGCCACCAGATTATTGTCGGGCAGCAGCCACCAGCACGGCTCCTCGGCTGCCAGCTCGCTGGCCGTGCCCAGTACCGGAACCGATTTCCATTCTGTGATCTTATTCACTCCTCCTACCAGAAATTCAACTCCTGATTCGGTGTAATCAAATTTCCTGCGGGACATCATCCACTCCCCGGTAGCTATTTTTTCGGGAGCAAAGTTATTGATCGCGTCATCGTGGATAACGCCTATATCTTCCCACCTGTCTTGTGTTTCATTATAACGAAAAGCTCTCAGTTCCAGGCTAGGACCAAAAAAACCTTCGGCTTCATCCAGCGACGCCAACGCCAGAAACTCATTGTCCCGCACCCAGAACCCGCGTGCTATGTAGCGGAATCCCCTGTTGGTCCGTGTTCCGTAAAGGTTAGGCCGCTCGCCTCCCTGCGGCATGGGTGTCAAATAAGCCGAAGTACTCCATGTTATGCCGTCCTTGCTGGTAGCATACTTCACCCTTTGCCCTACCCTGTCTTCCACTCCGGGGCCATCACTCCACATGGCCCAGTATTTACCCTTGTGATGTATGAGATAGTTATGCTGGTTCACTCCCATTTGGCTACGAACATCACTGATGACATTATGTTCTCCGGGTACCCTGGGAAGTTTGTCATAATCTATTTTATGCGTGTCGGCGGGCAGCCAGTCTCCCGTTAGCATCAGCGAAGAGGACGCATTCTTAACCGGGTGCGGAGGGGCGGCCGGTAGCTGTTTCTTTTGCGCATTGGCTAAAATGGCAGCCATTCCAAAAACCGAGGCCAGGGATACACTTCTGCGATTATTCCAAAGATATTGTATGAATTCAATGAGCTTCATTTTACTGATTTTTTTGATTAGGGGGTAAAACGGATTTGTTAGCTGAGCGTTATAGGTTCTTTATCATTTTATTCCGAAAAATTGCCGGGCATTTTTCCTGTATATTTTGTCCATCACTTCTCTGGGAAGTTTGAGCCCGCTTACCTGCATCTCCTTGTCCCCAACTTTAAGCTTTTCAATGATCAGGGAATCCGTTGCCAGATATGCCCAGTCAGTTTTCCATTTTTTCAATAGAATGTCTAGTGTAGCCTTACTTTCACTGTTCTGGTGGTCAATGGTAGTGTCAGAACCATACATCACCCTGTCCTGGTATCGGATCAGAAACCGGCGGACACGGTCCTTATCCTGCGCCGACTGGTACTGCAGATGGTCCATTCTGGCGGCAACGTCCACCATCATCCGGGGGTACCTGTCAAGATCCAGTGCAATCTCCTCCACGCTCCACTCCAGGCTTGCCAGGTGAGTACCTACATATTTAAGTCTCGGATGGCGGTTCAGGAGATTTCGGCGCGCCATGATCTGCTGTTCATAAGTAGGCGCTTCAGGGTGTTTATACATGTGATACTCCGGGTGCCGCGTGTAATAACGCTTATCTGCCGGCAGGGTGATTTCATTTTCGGGCAGCCAGCAATTTTTCGGTTCACCCAAATGCCCCATTACCGGAACACCTTTTTTCTCAAGATAACTAAATATGGGCGCCAGAGCGGGATCATCAATCATTACAAAACGGCCCTGATCATTTTTCAAAACCATACCAATGTTTTTCCATACCTTAAATCCCAGTGCTCCCGCCTGCAGATTAGTATCAATATAGGCAATGGTATCTTTTATAAATGATTTTTGACCAAATTTATCAACCGGAAAAGTGCCGAGGAAATCCATCTGGCCTGGATAACGCTGCTTCATGGTTTTAACCACCTCAAACTGTTCTTTCAGTGGGAAGCCCGCATCCACATTAACGGAAACCAGGTGAAACTTCATGGATAGGGCCAGGTCTGGAAAAGCATTATTGGGTACATCCAGGTGGAAATGAGTGTCAATTTTGGGTACCTTCGCAAAATCTTCCGCTGAATAATAGCCTGCTTCGGGCAGCGGCAGCCGGTCAAGCCCATACAAGGCCAGTCCCAGGGCTGAATTTTTTAAAAATAGTCTTCTGGTAATGGTCATAAGTCTTTTGCAAGCCAGGATATTTCGCTCAGCAAGTTTCCGCCGAGCATACTGGTAGTACTTAAATTTGCCCGGATAGGACGTCTTATGACGAACTGATTTACAAAATATAAGCGTGCAAATGATGAATATAAGGACATGAATCCGTTTTGAAATATTGAAAAAATAATTATGTTCCAACTATTCTACCGAAATCTAATTTTCCAAAAAAGTTGATCAACCAACAGATTCTGCTATACTTTGCATAAAAAACAACTATGGACCCTGCATTGCTGAATGAAGTCCCATCGCTCGATCTGGCAGACTTCACGTCCGGAAATCCGGCTCAGAAAGAACAGTTCGTGGCCGATCTGGGCGCAGCTTTTACCAATATCGGTTTTGTTGCCGTCAAGAATCACGGCCTGTCAGAGGAACTCAGAAATAAACTTTATGATGTAGTAAAAGCATTTTTCTCCTTGCCCGAATCCGAAAAAAGAAAATTTGAGTTTCCGGAGCTCTTTGGACAGCGGGGATATATCAGCAAAGGAAGAGAAACAGCAAAAGGCTTTAAAGTAGCCGACCTGAAAGAATTTTACCATGTGGGGCAGCCCGAACCGGTTGGCCAAATGCCTGGAAACATATTTCCGGAAGAGCCCGCCGACTTTAAGAAATATACGCTGGAAGTGTATCAGACTTTTGAGAATACAGGTAAAACACTCCTGCGCGCCATTGCCATATTCCTCCACCTGCCCGAGGATTATTTTGAAGACAAGGTTAAAAACGGCGACAGCCTGTTGCGTGCACTGCATTATTTCCCGATAGAAAATCCAGATCTGGTACCGGAAGGAGCCGTACGAGCGGCTGCCCACGGCGACATTAACCTGATCACCCTGCTGATGGGCGCCAGTGCGGAGGGCCTTGAAGTGCTGCGCCGCGACGGCCAGTGGATTGCGATCACCGCCCTGCCCGAGCAAATTGTGGTTAACGTGGGAGATATGCTGGACCGGCTCACCAACCATAAACTCAAGTCTACAATACACCGGGTGGTGAATCCGCCTCGTGAAAAAATGGGAACTTCAAGGTATTCGATCCCATTTTTCATGCACCCTAGGGCCGATATGGATCTGACATGCCTACCAGGCTGCGTAACAGCCGAATATCCCAAACTTTACACCGATATGACAGCGGGTGAGTTCCTGGATGAAAGACTGCGGGAACTGGGCCTGAAAAAATAAGAACGAATTGCGCGTAGCCGAACGTGACTTTTACGGGGTGTCAGGTAACAATTTTAAAACTGATCACCCATCCGATCATTCTATGCTGGTTATTTATGACTAACTTCTCATTTGGTTCACTAATTATCCAAATCCTCCATTGAGTAATCCTGTTCGTCGTTTCCGGTATCTGATTTACCTGCTGGACATACTCTTGCTGTCGTTTACGGCATTTGGAGGGCCACAGGTACATCTGATGATGATGATCGAACGCCTGGTTCATAAAAGAAGATATGTTACCGAAGAAGAACTGCTGGAATTACAGGCGCTTTGCCAGGTACTACCGGGCCCCAGTTCAACGCAAACCGTTACGGCACTGGGACTGAAAATAGGCGGACAGCCCCTGGCCTATCTCACGCTGATCGTGTGGTCTCTGCCGGCCATGATATTCATGTGCCTCGCCGCAATAGGCATTCATTACATGGAACAGAAACAGATCTCGCTCTCGTTTACCCGTTTCGTGGGACCTATGGCGGTGGCATTTCTGTTATTCGGCGGGTACAGTATCGCCCGGAAAGTTATCCGCAACCGCCAGGACTGGTTACTGCTCACCATCTCTCTTATTCTGGCGTATCTGTATCCTTCGCCTTATATGACCCCTGTGCTTATCGTTTCAGGAGGCGTACTCTCCTCTCTCAAGTACAGGCAGCTGGAAGAACTGGAAAGGGGCCCGATACGCATCTCATGGCGGCCTATCATCTTCTGGATCTCGGTACTGATCAGCGCCGCTGTTGTGGGAAAGATTACCAATTTGCTGCCGGTGCGTTTATTCGAAAACTTTTACCGTAACGGCAGCCTTGTTTTTGGAGGCGGACAAGTACTGATCCCTATACTTTATAACGAGTTTGTAGAGTTTAAAAACTATCTCACCAATCAGGAATTCCTGTCGGGCATGGCGCTTACGCAGATCGTCCCCGGGCCGGTTTTCTCCATCGCCACTTTTGTTGGCAGTATGTCCATGCAGGAGTATGGCGTGACGGGTATCATTCTGGGTGGTTTTGTAGCAACGGCCGGTATATTTTTACCAGGTACTTTTTTTATTTTCTTCGCTTATCCTTTTTGGGACCAGTTGAAAAGATACCGCGGGGTACGTGCGTCGCTGGCCGGTATTCATGCCACAAGCTGCGGGCTTACCCTTGCTGCCGGGATCACACTTTTCGAACCGATGGTTCTGCAATGGCAGCCTTTACTTACCGTTTTAGGAACACTTCTGCTGCTTTTTTTTACCAGAGTACCCTCCTATGTGATAATTTTGGGAGGGTTAATTTTGGGATTGTTCTTCCATTAAAGTTAATATATCCCCGAATTAGGTCTTGTCAATTGCAATAACCGGTTTGTTTTCCAAACTTTGAAAGCGTGTTTCCGTTATCCAGATCTCATGAAAAAAACTGTATTATTATTTCTGCTCGTTTTTACCAGTTTCATCCATCGTATTCAGGCGCAAATAACGACTCCCCCAGGCTTTCTGCACCAAAACCGGAAATGGGTGGATTCAGTATTTGCCAGCCTCACACCCGACGAGCGAATTGCACAGCTCATTATGGTGGCGGCGGTTTCGGATGTAAAAAGGGCTGTAATAGACCCAAAAACGAGTAATTCGGCCTATGTTGAAAAACTTATCCGGGAGAATAAAATCGGTGGAATCGTGTTTTTCCAGGGAGGACCGGTTCCTCAGGCAAGGCTTACCAATTATTTTCAGTCGATATCCAAAACGCCCCTGCTGGTTGCCATGGATGCGGAGTTCGGGCTGGCCATGCGAATTGACAGTACGGTGAGATATCCTTACCAGATGACGCTGGGGGCCATTCAGGGCAATAACGAGCTGATTTACAATATGGGCGCTCAGCTGGCACGCCAGGCAAAACGTTTGGGCGTTCATATCAATTTTGCTCCCGTGGCTGATGTTAACAATAACCCGGACAACCCGGTGATCAGCTTCCGGTCTTTCGGTGAGAATAAATATAAGGTAGCCGAAAAAGCAGTAGCGTACATGCGGGGTATGCAGGATAACGGCCTGCTGACCAGCGCCAAGCACTTCCCGGGCCATGGCGATACCGGGGTAGATTCGCACTATGACCTTCCGTTGATACCCCATTCTAAGCAACGGCTGGATTCTTTGGAACTATATCCCTTCAGAGTACTGATGAATAACGGGCTGAGCGGTGTGATGATCGCTCACCTGAGTATACCTTCCCTTGACAAAACGCCCAACCTCCCATCTACACTTTCCAAACCCATCGTGTCTGATTTACTGAAACACGAAATGGGTTTTGAGGGGCTGATCTATTCCGATGCAATGAATATGAAGGGTGTTACCAAGTATTTCCCGGATGGCAAGGCAGATGCTATGGGACTGGAAGCCGGAATGGATATCCTGGAGTTTACAGAAGATGTAAATAAATCCATCGCTGAAATAAAAAAAAGTATAGCAGAGGGCAGGATCAGCCAGGCTGAAATAGATTTCCGCTGTAGAAAAGTTTTAGAGGCCAAAGCATGGGCGGGATTGAACAGATACGAACCCGTAAAACTGGAAAACCTCTATGAAGACCTTAATCCGAAAGAAGCTGAGTTGTCCAACCGCCTGCTGACCGAAAAAGCGCTTACCATTCTGAAAAACGACAACGACCTCTTGCCGCTCAGGGAACTGGATACGCTGAGAATTGCGTCCATTTCCGTCGGCGCCGATACCGTTACTACGTTTCAGAAAACGCTTGAACTTTATACCACGGTGGATCATTTCAGTATACCTGCCAAGCCAACTGAAGAACAGCTCACCGCCCTGCGAAACAAACTTGGACAATACAATTTGTTATTGGTGGGTGTGCACCTGGGAAGTATCTCTCCCAGGACCAGCTATGGCCTCACAGAGCCCATGAATGCCATTTTGCAGGAGTTAATGACAACCAACAAAGCGGTTGTATCCGTATTCGGGAATCCCTATTCGCTGAACAAAATCCAGCATACCGAACAAGCCAGAGCACTGATCATGGCCTACCAGCTTACGCCGTTTACGCAGGATCTTTCGGCACAGCTCATTTTCGGGGCGATACCTGCGAAAGGCAAATTGCCCGTAACCGTTAACAGCAGATATGGCTATGGACTTGGGATTGAAACACCGGCACTGGACCGTCTGAAATATACGATCCCTGAAGAGCTAGGCCTCGACTCTAAGATTATCACTTTTAAAATAGATTCCATTGCCAACATGGCGGTCGACAAAAAAGCGACGCCAGGCTGTGTGGTACAGCTTGCCAAAGACGGAAAGGTGTTTTTCAGAAAGGCTTATGGCAAGCATACCTATGAAGGAAATGCCCCGGTAAAACTGACGGATCTGTACGACCTTGCCTCGGTGACCAAAATTACGGCTTCAACCCTGGCCCTGATGAGCCTGTACGACCAGAAAAAATTTGACCTGGACGCCACTATGAAAGATTATCTGCCGGATTTCAAAAACTCCAACAAAGCAGATCTTCAATGGAGAAGGGTGCTTACACACAGCGCGAGGCTCAAGGCGTTTATCGTATTTTGGAAAGAAGCCAAAAACCCTGACGGGAGCTGGAAAAAGAAAACTTTCAGCACGAAAAAATCAGCACGTTATCCGATATCGGTGGTGGGTGACAGCCTTTTTATCCATAAAAAATATGCCAAAAAACTTTTCAAAGGCATCCGGGACTCTCCTCTCAACAAGGATGAAGGCTATGTTTACAGCGACCTTTCTTTCATCCTCTATCCGCAAATTGTAAAACGCCTGACCGGCGAGGATTTTGAGGATTACCTTAAAAATCATTACTATCATAAACTCGGCGCCAATACGCTCACTTTCAATCCCAGAAGATTTTACAAGCTGGAAGAAATTGTGCCCACCGAACGTGACACTTTTTTCCGGATGGCGCAGCTCCACGGACAAGTTCATGATGAAGCGGCTGCCATGCTGGGAGGACTGAGCGGACACGCCGGCCTTTTCGGATCAGCCAATGATGTGATGAAAGTATGGCAGATGTACCTGCAGAAAGGTTACTACGGAGGCCAGCAACTGCTATCGCAGGATGCACTGATTGAATTCACAAGGTACCAGTACCCGGAAATGGGCAGCAGGCGCGGAATTGGTTTTGACAAACCCACTTTCAAATATTCGGGCAATGCACCCCGGTATGCAAGTCCGTCCAGTTTTGGACATACCGGCTATACCGGGATCATGACCTGGGCAGATCCCGCCTGGAAACTCAATTATGTATTCCTTTCCAACAGGGTTTATCCTACCCGTGAGAATAATAAGATTTCGCAAATGAACATCCGGACAGGGATTATGGATGTGGTATACAAAGAACTTTTAAAGAAATAATTCATAGCCCCCGCAGTAACACCGGGGGCTCTTTCACTCAACAGACATGAAATTTCTCCTTGGCGTTTTTATCGTTCTTTCTGCTTCTTCCTATGCCCAGAATGTTTCTCCGGCTGCTTTGGGAAAACATATCAGATACCTCGCTTCTGATAAGATGAAAGGCAGGGGCACAGGCAGTAAGGAAAATACGCTGGCCGCCAAATATGTGGCCGGTCAGTTCCAAAAACTGAAACTAAAACCATTGGGTACCGAGGGGTATTTTCAGCCATTCACCGCAAAGGTCAGAAGGGTCGTAGTACCAGATAGCCTGAGGCCCGCCAGAAATGTTATCGGTTTTCTGGATAATGGTGCGGAATATACCGTTATCATCGGTGCCCATTTTGACCATCTGGGCTTGGGCAGGCAGGGCAGCTCCAAGGATGAACATCCAGAAGGAAAAATTCATAACGGTGCCGACGATAACGCTTCCGGCGTGGCTGGTCTGCTGGAACTGGCCCGGCATTTCTCCACCAATGCCACAAAGGAACCCTACAACTTCCTGTTCATTGGTTTTGCAGCAGAGGAACTCGGACTCCTGGGCTCCAGACATTTTGTTAACAATCCTACAATACCACTTGCTTCTGTCAATTTTATGTCGAACATGGACATGATCGGCAGGTATAATGCCGACCGCGGTGTGGGAATCGGTGGCTATGGAACGAGTGATCAGTGGCCTGAGGTATTCAGGGACGTCAAAGGGGATGTCAAGTTTTTCACGGACCGCGCCGGCAACGGCGGCTCCGATCATGGCTCCTTTTATGCCAAAAATATACCCGTCCTCTTCTTCCATACCGGTGGCCACGATGATTACCATAAGCCCGGTGATGATCCTGAAAAAGTAGATACAAAGGCCGCTGCCGGAATACTGGAGATAGAGATCAAACTCATCGAAAACGCCATGAAACTTCCGAAACTTAATTTTACGGAGGTGAAGAACTGATTGGCACCGATAGTTTAACATCCCAGGTTTCAGCCTGCTTTCTTCTCCAAACCGTTAACGTACATTCCATACTAAATCCTGGCGATGGGAGGCCTGACTTATCCCGGCAAAGGATAAATTTGATCCGCTCCATCCTTTTCTCGTATAAGGCATTCTCCACCATACTGATAATTGGTTTGCAGGTGCTGAAATATCAAAAAGATTAAAACAAAGCATAATTCAGGGACCTCTTTGGCGCGGTTTTTATGGGATAAATGTCGTGATCAGGATCGGAAATTACCGGTGAATACCAATAAAACCGGGTAAACGCCGTTAAAAAATCGTTAATACTAAAAAAAGTCAGTGTTTTGATTGGATTCGTTTCAGCCTCACCCTCCTACGGACAAGCATACTATTCCCCAGAAGATCTGTACGGATCGTTGTTTGCGGATGTCCAGAACGGGTATATCTTTTCAGATTCAAAAACATTTGCTGATTGTATACCCCTTTTTGATCCCGTTTATATCATTGAACAATATCATCGTGAAAAAGAGCGGGAAGGATTCAGTCTTTCCGATTTCGTATCGGCGCATTTCCGGGTTCCCGAAAAAATAAAATCCGATTTTATACCTGATCGGCAGGAAAGTGCGGAGCAGCATGTAAAAAGATTATGGCCCGTGCTGATGCGTCGACCGGAAAATCAGGAACAAGGAGGTTCACTCATTCCGCTGCCCCACTGTTATGTTGTCCCCGGAGGCAGATTCAGGGAAATATATTACTGGGATAGCTACTTCACCATGCTCGGCCTGAGGGAAAGCGGGCGCGTGGATCTGATCGAAAGCATGGTAAACAACTTTGCTTTTTTGATCAACAGTTTTGGATTTATTCCCACCGCCAACCGTACTTATTATCTTAGCAGGTCGCAGCCGCCGTTTTTCTCACTGATGGTACAGTTATACAGTGAAATGGAAGGCAAAAAAGTCCTCAAGACCTATCTGCCCCAGCTAAAAAAAGAGTACGACTACTGGATGGATACCGGCAATAGTACCGCCGAGCCATTCACAGGATACCGCCGTGTGGTGTACCTGCCTGACGGCGCAGTCCTGAACCGCTACTGGGACGACAAAGCTACGCCGAGGCCAGAAGCATACCGCGAGGACATAGAGCTTGCGCTGGAGGCCCAGGAACAGCATGGTACCAGCCCCGATGAACTTTACAGACATATCAGGGCGGCCGCAGAATCAGGCTGGGATTTCAGCAGCCGCTGGTTTGGGGATGAGTCCGACTTTTCCACCATCAAAACAACCGACATTATTCCGGTTGACCTGAACTGCCTGATGTATCACCTCGAAAAAACGCTGGCAGAAGCATACCGGTTGAAAGATAACCCTGAAATGCAGCAGATCTTTGAAGACAAGGCCAATGCCCGCTGTCAGGCCATTCAGAAATATTTCTGGAATGAAGACCG
Encoded here:
- a CDS encoding FAD-dependent oxidoreductase, giving the protein MKRRYFIKLGALGTLVSTVDLAACTNAVTEDSADVVVVGGSPAGIMAAIAAARSGAKVILVEYHNHIGGLSTSGLGKSDIENKDAIIGLFREFTENILRYYTDTYGADSENVKKCRQGYYYEPSVAEKVFNTMIAREKNISLRLNYQIEKAVTEADQIKEAVFSHRSDNDSLKLKAQVFIDATYEGDLYALAGAAYRLGREGKDEFNEVHAGRIFFDYNENKFLAGSTGAADKKIPAYTYRLCFTDDPANSYVMKEPPLGYDRKNYLKYFDDLKEGRLSGPKVYKEGHGYYKAHFDTMLRVFSFAEIPNRKFDVNTNPRPLGFPFPEENADYVEAGWKQREKIFARHRALALGLLYFIQNDEEVPAEHRKMANQYHLAKDEFKDNNHFPWQLYVREARRLKGVYTLTENDVTLQEGKGRTTIFDDSIIAGEFPIDSFPASKEPSPDKKVLEGYIGMLPISPYQIPYRALLPEKINGIIVPVAASTTHAAYSTLRMEPLWMGIGQAAGTAAAIAIKNKVVPREVSVSELQKQLLANGQILTYFEDLDLKDKAALAAQFWGSKGFFDSYLSDLHQPVTGVVLTRWAKLFQETAGTNRASSTYSGETVSIADFLKSDVSLGHDTSWLYDNRSTDSPVLRGEICQAFYTSIFGKAHA
- a CDS encoding exo-alpha-sialidase translates to MKLIEFIQYLWNNRRSVSLASVFGMAAILANAQKKQLPAAPPHPVKNASSSLMLTGDWLPADTHKIDYDKLPRVPGEHNVISDVRSQMGVNQHNYLIHHKGKYWAMWSDGPGVEDRVGQRVKYATSKDGITWSTSAYLTPMPQGGERPNLYGTRTNRGFRYIARGFWVRDNEFLALASLDEAEGFFGPSLELRAFRYNETQDRWEDIGVIHDDAINNFAPEKIATGEWMMSRRKFDYTESGVEFLVGGVNKITEWKSVPVLGTASELAAEEPCWWLLPDNNLVALFRDNKGSGYIYRSFSADNGKSWSAPVKTNFPDARSKFSSTRLKDGRYVMVSNANPKKRDPLVLSVSDDGLVFNKMYYLVGGRHVDYPHVIEHEGNLLIAFAGGKQTVEVMKVRLSDLDGLKMIPQK
- a CDS encoding amidohydrolase family protein, giving the protein MTITRRLFLKNSALGLALYGLDRLPLPEAGYYSAEDFAKVPKIDTHFHLDVPNNAFPDLALSMKFHLVSVNVDAGFPLKEQFEVVKTMKQRYPGQMDFLGTFPVDKFGQKSFIKDTIAYIDTNLQAGALGFKVWKNIGMVLKNDQGRFVMIDDPALAPIFSYLEKKGVPVMGHLGEPKNCWLPENEITLPADKRYYTRHPEYHMYKHPEAPTYEQQIMARRNLLNRHPRLKYVGTHLASLEWSVEEIALDLDRYPRMMVDVAARMDHLQYQSAQDKDRVRRFLIRYQDRVMYGSDTTIDHQNSESKATLDILLKKWKTDWAYLATDSLIIEKLKVGDKEMQVSGLKLPREVMDKIYRKNARQFFGIK
- a CDS encoding isopenicillin N synthase family dioxygenase; translation: MDPALLNEVPSLDLADFTSGNPAQKEQFVADLGAAFTNIGFVAVKNHGLSEELRNKLYDVVKAFFSLPESEKRKFEFPELFGQRGYISKGRETAKGFKVADLKEFYHVGQPEPVGQMPGNIFPEEPADFKKYTLEVYQTFENTGKTLLRAIAIFLHLPEDYFEDKVKNGDSLLRALHYFPIENPDLVPEGAVRAAAHGDINLITLLMGASAEGLEVLRRDGQWIAITALPEQIVVNVGDMLDRLTNHKLKSTIHRVVNPPREKMGTSRYSIPFFMHPRADMDLTCLPGCVTAEYPKLYTDMTAGEFLDERLRELGLKK
- the chrA gene encoding chromate efflux transporter → MSNPVRRFRYLIYLLDILLLSFTAFGGPQVHLMMMIERLVHKRRYVTEEELLELQALCQVLPGPSSTQTVTALGLKIGGQPLAYLTLIVWSLPAMIFMCLAAIGIHYMEQKQISLSFTRFVGPMAVAFLLFGGYSIARKVIRNRQDWLLLTISLILAYLYPSPYMTPVLIVSGGVLSSLKYRQLEELERGPIRISWRPIIFWISVLISAAVVGKITNLLPVRLFENFYRNGSLVFGGGQVLIPILYNEFVEFKNYLTNQEFLSGMALTQIVPGPVFSIATFVGSMSMQEYGVTGIILGGFVATAGIFLPGTFFIFFAYPFWDQLKRYRGVRASLAGIHATSCGLTLAAGITLFEPMVLQWQPLLTVLGTLLLLFFTRVPSYVIILGGLILGLFFH
- a CDS encoding glycoside hydrolase family 3 N-terminal domain-containing protein, coding for MKKTVLLFLLVFTSFIHRIQAQITTPPGFLHQNRKWVDSVFASLTPDERIAQLIMVAAVSDVKRAVIDPKTSNSAYVEKLIRENKIGGIVFFQGGPVPQARLTNYFQSISKTPLLVAMDAEFGLAMRIDSTVRYPYQMTLGAIQGNNELIYNMGAQLARQAKRLGVHINFAPVADVNNNPDNPVISFRSFGENKYKVAEKAVAYMRGMQDNGLLTSAKHFPGHGDTGVDSHYDLPLIPHSKQRLDSLELYPFRVLMNNGLSGVMIAHLSIPSLDKTPNLPSTLSKPIVSDLLKHEMGFEGLIYSDAMNMKGVTKYFPDGKADAMGLEAGMDILEFTEDVNKSIAEIKKSIAEGRISQAEIDFRCRKVLEAKAWAGLNRYEPVKLENLYEDLNPKEAELSNRLLTEKALTILKNDNDLLPLRELDTLRIASISVGADTVTTFQKTLELYTTVDHFSIPAKPTEEQLTALRNKLGQYNLLLVGVHLGSISPRTSYGLTEPMNAILQELMTTNKAVVSVFGNPYSLNKIQHTEQARALIMAYQLTPFTQDLSAQLIFGAIPAKGKLPVTVNSRYGYGLGIETPALDRLKYTIPEELGLDSKIITFKIDSIANMAVDKKATPGCVVQLAKDGKVFFRKAYGKHTYEGNAPVKLTDLYDLASVTKITASTLALMSLYDQKKFDLDATMKDYLPDFKNSNKADLQWRRVLTHSARLKAFIVFWKEAKNPDGSWKKKTFSTKKSARYPISVVGDSLFIHKKYAKKLFKGIRDSPLNKDEGYVYSDLSFILYPQIVKRLTGEDFEDYLKNHYYHKLGANTLTFNPRRFYKLEEIVPTERDTFFRMAQLHGQVHDEAAAMLGGLSGHAGLFGSANDVMKVWQMYLQKGYYGGQQLLSQDALIEFTRYQYPEMGSRRGIGFDKPTFKYSGNAPRYASPSSFGHTGYTGIMTWADPAWKLNYVFLSNRVYPTRENNKISQMNIRTGIMDVVYKELLKK
- a CDS encoding M20/M25/M40 family metallo-hydrolase, whose product is MKFLLGVFIVLSASSYAQNVSPAALGKHIRYLASDKMKGRGTGSKENTLAAKYVAGQFQKLKLKPLGTEGYFQPFTAKVRRVVVPDSLRPARNVIGFLDNGAEYTVIIGAHFDHLGLGRQGSSKDEHPEGKIHNGADDNASGVAGLLELARHFSTNATKEPYNFLFIGFAAEELGLLGSRHFVNNPTIPLASVNFMSNMDMIGRYNADRGVGIGGYGTSDQWPEVFRDVKGDVKFFTDRAGNGGSDHGSFYAKNIPVLFFHTGGHDDYHKPGDDPEKVDTKAAAGILEIEIKLIENAMKLPKLNFTEVKN